The proteins below come from a single Zea mays cultivar B73 chromosome 8, Zm-B73-REFERENCE-NAM-5.0, whole genome shotgun sequence genomic window:
- the LOC100279616 gene encoding uncharacterized protein LOC100279616 has product MPAPAPWPVSQDVAALADRASAFSRAVVGPRNDLGALAAALLRIQPVARELERWRWLTPGDPEVPDLHAWLFELRDAVADAESILDELHRRRQIGPPLSACVYATFRGPGRKLRRLTERLNRARDDSERLRPGSAAAIYGVRSPNRVTGSVFAERKVLGRGEECNSIISRLVDDCEETCRPVSPVIAVVGHGGIGKTTVAQCVYNDARVEARFDLRAWVCVWDRSDEAELTREILQSIGCADDKPCDDGLASLDSLQEKFENLVARKRFLLVLDDVWIDEGKTEKENRSIWNRVLVPLRSATTGSKVLLTTRMKLVAEVLNAGYLVSLDGLRSSDCWLLLKEVALGGETMDFPPELQEVAGTLVAMVKGSPLAAKAIGQMARSTRSTRKWRTLVNTEISNDIIISSIQLSYKHLPGHLQRCFAYCSIFPSTWRFSRSQLVNMWIALGFIQSSAEGKGLEELGQKYFDDLLSRSFFGTANKDQQTYYFLDDLMHILAQHFSAHDCMKINEGIPVVIPPTVRHLSVSTDYLPQLKSKYRLGRLQTLLVLRSSSLSSGHFPRKLLAKFKNLRVLDLSGSDIVELPESINQLVHLHYLAICSITNKLPKTIYMLKHLEVCDIPIFLFHDDHPRGVGKSVTVKRLKTCCGKQARSVKSLIDV; this is encoded by the coding sequence ATGCCTGCCCCCGCGCCGTGGCCCGTGTCGCAGGACGTCGCGGCGCTCGCCGATCGCGCCAGCGCCTTCTCCCGTGCCGTCGTCGGGCCCCGCAACGACCTGGGTGCTCTCGCGGCGGCGCTCCTTCGGATCCAACCCGTAGCCCGCGAGCTCGAGCGCTGGAGGTGGCTCACGCCCGGCGACCCTGAGGTGCCCGACCTGCACGCCTGGCTCTTCGAGCTCAGggacgcggtggccgacgccgagAGCATCCTAGATGAGCTCCACCGCCGGCGCCAGATCGGCCCTCCGCTCTCGGCCTGCGTATACGCCACGTTCCGTGGCCCCGgacggaagctgaggcggctgacGGAGAGGCTCAACCGCGCCCGCGACGATTCGGAGCGTCTGCGACCTGGCAGCGCTGCGGCCATCTACGGTGTGCGGTCGCCGAACAGGGTAACCGGCTCCGTTTTCGCGGAGCGGAAGGTACTCGGGCGTGGGGAGGAGTGCAACTCCATAATCTCCAGGCTCGTCGACGATTGCGAGGAAACATGCCGTCCGGTATCTCCGGTTATTGCAGTGGTTGGCCATGGAGGCATCGGCAAAACCACGGTCGCTCAGTGCGTGTACAACGATGCGAGGGTTGAAGCGCGGTTCGATCTGAGAGCCTGGGTCTGCGTCTGGGACAGATCAGATGAGGCCGAGCTCACCAGGGAGATTTTACAGTCCATTGGTTGTGCAGATGATAAACCGTGTGATGACGGTCTTGCCAGTTTAGACAgtttgcaggagaagtttgagAATCTGGTTGCACGTAAGAGGTTCCTCCTGGTACTTGACGATGTTTGGATTGATGAGGGTAAAACCGAGAAGGAGAATAGGAGCATTTGGAACAGAGTGTTGGTGCCACTTAGATCTGCCACAACTGGGAGCAAGGTCTTGTTGACCACTCGGATGAAACTAGTAGCTGAGGTTCTGAATGCGGGTTATTTGGTTTCGCTTGATGGATTAAGAAGCAGTGATTGTTGGTTGCtgttgaaggaagttgctttggGTGGAGAAACCATGGATTTTCCACCTGAGTTGCAAGAGGTTGCAGGAACTCTTGTTGCAATGGTTAAGGGCTCACCTTTAGCTGCTAAAGCTATTGGGCAAATGGCAAGGAGCACCAGGAGCACACGGAAATGGAGAACCCTGGTGAACACAGAAATTAGTAATGATATCATTATCTCTTCCATCCAACTCAGTTACAAACACTTGCCGGGTCATCTCCAGCGCTGCTTTGCATACTGCAGCATATTTCCATCAACTTGGAGGTTCAGTCGCTCTCAGTTGGTCAATATGTGGATAGCTCTCGGTTTCATTCAATCATCAGCAGAAGGGAAAGGGCTGGAAGAATTAGGGCAAAAATACTTTGATGATCTCCTATCACGATCCTTCTTTGGTACTGCAAATAAAGACCAGCAAACATATTACTTCCTTGATGACCTAATGCACATTTTGGCACAGCACTTCTCTGCTCATGATTGTATGAAAATCAACGAGGGCATCCCTGTTGTGATTCCACCAACAGTTCGTCATCTGTCTGTTTCAACCGATTATTTACCACAGCTGAAGAGCAAATACAGGTTGGGAAGGCTGCAAACATTGTTAGTCCTCAGAAGCTCATCGTTATCTTCAGGTCATTTCCCTAGAAAACTTCTGGCCAAATTTAAGAACTTGCGGGTCCTGGATCTGAGTGGATCTGATATTGTAGAATTGCCAGAAAGCATTAATCAGTTGGTACATCTTCATTACCTAGCTATATGCAGTATAACTAACAAACTTCCCAAGACTATATACATGCTTAAACATCTTGAGGTGTGTGATATACCTATATTCTTATTTCATGATGATCATCCTAGAGGTGTTGGTAAATCTGTTACAGTTAAACGTCTCAAAACATGCTGTGGCAAGCAGGCAAGGTCAGTTAAGTCCTTGATTGATGTGTAA
- the LOC111589942 gene encoding zinc finger BED domain-containing protein DAYSLEEPER-like — MGLRMKEKYDKYWGVWNEPQPQPEKDRGKGKGKEKDNINLLIFVAAFLDPRYKLSLYHKITIEEIFGEDRGQLVWSAIKTCIRELFKEYRNIYAPIEETTDETDSTQAKGAPGGKLKQVIAKKMKLTNSSNNTTKSELDKYLSEDCEDTEKKIDVLIWWKDNAHRLPVLAHMAQDILAIPISTVASESVFSTSGRILDDFRTSLTPFMLEALVCTQDWLRRSTPINIEENIEELTIIEKELIEEFGNGGKGKRTEATSTSKSPATHEMAG, encoded by the exons ATGGGCTTGAGAATGAAAGAGAAATATGACAAGTATTGGGGAGTTTGGAATGAGCCACAACCACAACCAGAGAAGGATAGAGGGAAAGGAAAGGGTAAGGAAAAGGATAACATTAATCTATTGATTTTTGTggctgcatttcttgatccaagataCAAGTTATCTTTGTACCATAAGATTACCATTGAAGAGATCTTTGGTGAGGACAGAGGACAACTAGTATGGTCTGCTATTAAGACATGTATCCGAGAACTGTTTAAAGAATATAGAAATATTTATGCACCAATTGAAGAAACAACAGATGAAACAGATTCAACTCAAGCAAAAGGTGCTCCAGGAGGGAAGCTTAAACAAGTTATTGCCAAGAAAATGAAGCTGACTAATAGTAGTAACAACACTACTAAATCAGAACTTGACAAATATCTATCTGAAGATTGTGAAGACACAGAGAAAAAGATCGATGTTCTCATTTGGTGGAAGGACAATGCACATAGATTGCCGGTTTTGGCTCACATGGCCCAAGATATCCTTGCTATACCAATATCAACAGTAGCTTCAGAGTCCGTTTTCAGCACAAGTGGGCGTATCTTGGATGATTTCCGTACTTCCCTTACTCCTTTCATGTTGGAGGCCCTTGTATGTACCCAAGATTGGCTAAGAAGGTCTACTCCCATTAACATAGAAGAGAATATCGAGGAATTGACTATTATAGAAAAAG AgctaattgaagaatttggtaaTGGTGGCAAAGGAAAAAGAACCGAGGCTACTTCCACTTCCAAGTCTCCAGCAACACATGA AATGGCAGGATAA